Proteins co-encoded in one Streptomyces rubradiris genomic window:
- a CDS encoding beta-ketoacyl-[acyl-carrier-protein] synthase family protein translates to MSEQGLRRVAVTGLGAVSSLGTGIEAFTAAVREGRSGITDISSFDSTGFRHTRAGEVHGFRPQDHLERLPAEKWGRSSQFAAAAARLAVRDAGWDTDALSAARAGSAMGTTNGEARAFQELTEQWLAQGIGGIDGDLAARASADRIAAAVNTELGLRGEAQTFGTACSASNYAIGYGFDLIRSGAADVMIAGGADAVNRATHAGFHRLGAIAPDLCRPFDEDRGGIMTAEGGAALVLESWDSAVSRGARIYAEVLGYGLTCDAKHPTQPDRDGIAECIRRAHRDAGVKPDDVDYVCAHGTGTAANDSTEVAAVREVFGDRIPPISSIKSMLGHTMGAASGFGALACCAALYEGFLPPTATVRSVDPALGPDLDCVPGRARPARPRIVENHGFAFGGNNAIVMLGRPE, encoded by the coding sequence ATGTCTGAGCAGGGGCTGCGCCGCGTCGCGGTCACCGGTCTCGGCGCGGTGAGCAGCCTCGGCACCGGTATCGAGGCGTTCACCGCGGCCGTCCGCGAGGGCCGCAGCGGCATCACCGACATCAGCTCGTTCGACAGCACCGGCTTCCGGCACACCCGGGCGGGCGAGGTGCACGGCTTCCGGCCGCAGGACCACCTGGAGCGGCTGCCGGCCGAGAAGTGGGGCCGCAGCAGCCAGTTCGCCGCCGCGGCCGCCCGGCTCGCCGTGCGGGACGCGGGCTGGGACACCGACGCCCTGTCGGCCGCCCGGGCGGGCAGCGCCATGGGCACCACCAACGGGGAGGCGCGGGCCTTCCAGGAACTGACCGAGCAGTGGCTGGCGCAGGGCATCGGCGGGATCGACGGGGATCTCGCCGCCCGCGCCTCCGCGGACCGCATCGCGGCCGCCGTCAACACCGAACTGGGCCTGCGCGGCGAGGCGCAGACGTTCGGCACCGCCTGCTCGGCGAGCAACTACGCCATCGGGTACGGGTTCGACCTCATCCGCAGCGGCGCGGCCGACGTCATGATCGCCGGTGGTGCCGACGCGGTGAACCGCGCCACCCACGCGGGCTTCCACCGCCTGGGCGCCATCGCCCCCGACCTGTGCCGCCCGTTCGACGAGGACCGGGGCGGCATCATGACCGCGGAGGGCGGCGCGGCCCTCGTCCTGGAGTCGTGGGACAGCGCCGTCTCACGCGGGGCACGCATCTACGCCGAGGTGCTGGGCTACGGCCTGACCTGTGACGCCAAGCACCCGACCCAGCCGGACCGGGACGGTATCGCCGAGTGCATCCGCCGGGCGCACCGCGATGCCGGGGTCAAGCCGGACGACGTCGATTACGTGTGCGCACACGGCACCGGGACGGCCGCCAACGACTCCACCGAGGTCGCGGCGGTGCGCGAGGTCTTCGGCGACCGGATACCGCCGATCAGCTCCATCAAGTCGATGCTCGGCCACACCATGGGAGCCGCCAGCGGCTTCGGCGCGCTGGCCTGCTGCGCGGCCCTGTACGAAGGGTTCCTGCCGCCGACGGCGACGGTCCGCTCGGTGGATCCGGCGCTCGGCCCGGACCTGGACTGCGTGCCCGGCCGGGCACGCCCCGCCCGGCCGAGGATCGTGGAGAACCACGGGTTCGCCTTCGGCGGCAACAACGCCATCGTGATGCTGGGGAGGCCCGAATGA
- a CDS encoding beta-ketoacyl synthase N-terminal-like domain-containing protein has product MSGTTESTAVRITGYGVLSAAGVGGKALYEAVRSGALPLGDDGAQALDGQPAPPGVRLLPVPDFEPREHLGRKGLRALSRTTTLGMVAAELALAGLPEPGRPGERADTGVVLGTSTGSARAFAEFFRESYVAERPYLVSPALFPGLLLNHGASQVAMRHSFTGLNASLAGGQISALSALRYARNALLTGRAARLLTGGVEELSAHTAWAWQRGGALGERPALGEGSAVFVMETADDGTGRAPGGSLAELAACEVAFTPLDEGPHAVAAALARCVEDALRAGGAEPGDIGVVSAGASSGPGWSAVEARGRRRALAGHEPEVLRVQDVLGETYSASGALQLAALLAHWEDGAPAAAGGAADWGLVTSVGHDGSVGAALLRRSSATG; this is encoded by the coding sequence ATGAGCGGCACCACCGAGTCCACCGCCGTACGGATCACGGGTTACGGGGTGCTCAGCGCGGCCGGTGTCGGCGGCAAGGCCCTGTACGAGGCCGTGCGTTCGGGCGCGTTGCCGCTGGGTGACGACGGCGCCCAGGCCCTGGACGGACAGCCGGCGCCACCGGGCGTACGGCTGCTGCCGGTGCCGGACTTCGAGCCCCGGGAGCACCTCGGACGCAAGGGACTGCGCGCCCTGAGCCGTACCACCACGCTCGGCATGGTGGCGGCGGAGCTGGCACTGGCCGGTCTGCCGGAGCCCGGCCGGCCCGGGGAACGCGCGGACACCGGCGTGGTCCTCGGTACCAGCACGGGCAGTGCCCGGGCCTTCGCGGAGTTCTTCCGCGAGAGCTACGTGGCGGAGCGCCCGTACCTGGTGAGCCCGGCCCTGTTCCCGGGGCTGCTGCTGAACCACGGGGCGAGCCAGGTGGCCATGCGGCACTCCTTCACGGGCCTGAACGCCTCGCTGGCCGGCGGGCAGATCTCCGCCCTGTCCGCGCTGCGCTACGCCCGCAACGCCCTGCTGACCGGCCGGGCCGCCCGGCTGCTGACGGGAGGTGTGGAGGAGCTGAGCGCGCACACGGCCTGGGCCTGGCAGCGCGGTGGTGCCCTGGGCGAGCGGCCGGCGCTGGGCGAGGGAAGTGCCGTGTTCGTCATGGAGACGGCGGACGACGGCACCGGGCGTGCCCCGGGCGGGTCTCTGGCCGAACTGGCCGCCTGCGAGGTGGCCTTCACTCCGCTGGACGAGGGGCCGCACGCGGTGGCGGCGGCGCTCGCCCGCTGTGTCGAGGACGCGCTGCGGGCCGGTGGCGCCGAGCCCGGCGACATCGGCGTCGTCTCGGCCGGGGCGAGCAGCGGCCCCGGCTGGAGCGCGGTGGAGGCCCGTGGCCGCCGCCGGGCGCTGGCCGGGCACGAACCCGAGGTACTGCGGGTACAGGACGTGCTCGGGGAGACCTACAGCGCCAGTGGCGCCCTGCAGCTGGCCGCGCTGCTCGCGCACTGGGAGGACGGTGCCCCGGCTGCGGCCGGCGGCGCCGCCGACTGGGGCCTGGTCACCTCCGTCGGCCACGACGGATCGGTGGGCGCGGCCCTGCTGCGCCGGTCGTCAGCCACCGGCTGA
- a CDS encoding response regulator, which translates to MRPTSIVLADDHALFRETLADLLNTQPALAVVGQAADAAQAVRCVAAERPDLLLLDLQMPGSHGAGTVREIIAVSPQTRVLCLSAHAYSYLVEEMLAAGARGFLHKGIGREALLMTLSRTLAEPPHTTVLVPSATADHVPVEEPLSRREHQALVGAAAAMSNRQIADWLGITEGTVKRHLNSVFRKLGAVSRLDAVNKAVRASLIPSPDVHAVAPRRSPGRRPSPVTGAHPLSRSAGG; encoded by the coding sequence ATGCGCCCCACGAGCATCGTTCTCGCCGACGACCACGCCCTGTTCCGGGAGACCCTCGCCGACCTGCTGAACACCCAGCCCGCCCTGGCGGTGGTGGGACAGGCCGCCGACGCCGCCCAGGCCGTCCGGTGCGTGGCCGCCGAACGGCCCGATCTGCTGCTGCTCGACCTCCAGATGCCCGGCAGCCATGGTGCGGGCACGGTGCGCGAGATCATCGCCGTCTCTCCGCAGACCCGCGTTCTGTGTCTGTCCGCCCATGCGTACTCCTACCTCGTGGAGGAGATGCTGGCGGCCGGCGCCCGTGGCTTTCTGCACAAGGGCATCGGCAGGGAGGCACTGCTCATGACCCTCTCCCGCACACTCGCCGAGCCCCCGCACACGACCGTGCTGGTCCCGTCGGCCACGGCGGACCACGTGCCGGTCGAGGAACCGCTGTCCCGGCGGGAGCACCAGGCCCTGGTCGGCGCGGCGGCGGCGATGAGCAACCGCCAGATCGCCGACTGGCTCGGCATCACGGAGGGAACGGTCAAACGTCATCTGAACAGCGTCTTCCGCAAGCTGGGCGCGGTGTCCCGGCTGGACGCGGTCAACAAGGCGGTCCGGGCGTCGCTGATCCCCTCTCCGGACGTCCACGCCGTGGCGCCGCGCCGGTCGCCGGGAAGACGGCCCTCCCCGGTGACCGGCGCGCACCCGCTGAGTCGCTCAGCCGGTGGCTGA
- a CDS encoding sensor histidine kinase: MDNPTAPIRPPAGRPPVAGAVFAEALHEGLIRARRRTADVRPPVARSAAGPRTTAPATAPPARHRTGPPPALTEAEREEILYRFRLALPAVLPPPDRERSALASALVSFARRVLTHTGRNDPLSGRVRPFLQPATEVAPHHLVAATGLLYECVLFEVMESATGPGETAVPRALAAVQALADVLRATGVAFWRGDDGWSESRWLARRLHDELGSALAVALHRIELGEDDPAGAATHLAVARKALNEAVEENRGLIAGLRRSTRTPPLRLALDAFLADLAPHADVAVQLIGDEALAPERCRRELLLVLRETLRNCLAHAQAAHIEVTVRTTRRWVYARVEDDGVGFLVQRVLGDPRNGHGLDSVRERVEDLGGRLRITSAPGEGTRTELHLPLVPRP, from the coding sequence ATGGACAATCCGACAGCGCCGATACGTCCGCCGGCCGGGAGACCGCCCGTCGCCGGAGCCGTCTTCGCCGAGGCCCTGCACGAGGGGCTGATACGCGCGCGGCGGCGAACGGCGGACGTACGGCCGCCGGTAGCGCGGTCCGCGGCCGGACCCCGCACCACGGCGCCGGCCACGGCCCCACCCGCCCGGCACCGGACCGGGCCGCCGCCCGCGCTGACGGAGGCCGAACGGGAGGAGATCCTGTACCGGTTCCGGCTCGCCCTGCCGGCGGTGCTGCCGCCGCCCGACCGTGAACGGTCCGCCCTGGCCTCGGCGCTCGTCTCCTTCGCCCGCCGGGTGCTGACGCACACCGGGCGGAACGACCCCCTTTCCGGGCGGGTACGCCCGTTCCTGCAGCCGGCGACCGAGGTCGCGCCCCACCACCTCGTGGCCGCGACGGGCCTGTTGTACGAGTGCGTGCTGTTCGAGGTGATGGAGAGCGCCACCGGCCCCGGTGAGACGGCGGTGCCGCGCGCGCTCGCGGCCGTCCAGGCACTGGCGGACGTGCTGCGGGCCACCGGAGTGGCCTTCTGGCGCGGCGACGACGGCTGGAGCGAGTCCCGTTGGCTGGCCCGCCGGCTCCACGACGAACTCGGCAGCGCGCTGGCCGTGGCCCTGCACCGCATCGAGCTCGGCGAGGACGACCCGGCCGGTGCCGCCACCCACCTGGCGGTGGCCAGGAAGGCCCTGAACGAGGCGGTGGAGGAGAACCGCGGCCTCATCGCCGGCCTGCGCCGCAGCACCCGGACGCCACCCCTGCGCCTCGCCCTCGACGCCTTCCTGGCCGACCTGGCGCCGCACGCGGACGTCGCCGTCCAGCTCATCGGTGACGAGGCGCTGGCGCCGGAACGCTGCCGCCGCGAACTGCTCCTGGTCCTGCGCGAGACACTGCGCAACTGCCTCGCGCACGCGCAAGCCGCGCACATCGAGGTGACCGTCCGCACCACCCGGCGGTGGGTGTACGCCCGGGTCGAGGACGACGGTGTGGGTTTCTTGGTCCAGCGTGTCCTGGGCGACCCGCGGAACGGGCACGGTCTGGACTCCGTCCGGGAACGTGTCGAGGACCTCGGCGGCCGGCTGCGCATCACGAGCGCGCCCGGCGAGGGCACCCGCACGGAACTGCATCTGCCGCTCGTCCCACGGCCGTGA
- a CDS encoding TetR/AcrR family transcriptional regulator, giving the protein MQKRAEQTRQAIVRATAELIGDDGPGAAGLVDICRGAGVSRGALYHHFATKEAVVVAVHTQARRKATALVDAAFGDALSDPLDTAAFTALSRFGSALGRALSDDLTVRAGLQLDPDGSADPARRLRQEVLSAVHRRVSGLLPPDAPGAPGPEGQDLADLAMVVVAGLESLGRTDPAWWSPGTSDRVWRTLRRLFTDPASAPDDTVTPREPGE; this is encoded by the coding sequence ATGCAGAAGCGAGCTGAGCAGACCCGCCAGGCCATCGTCCGCGCCACCGCCGAACTGATCGGCGACGACGGCCCCGGCGCGGCCGGGCTGGTCGACATCTGCCGTGGTGCGGGGGTGAGCAGGGGAGCCCTCTACCACCACTTCGCCACGAAGGAGGCCGTGGTGGTCGCCGTGCACACCCAGGCGCGCCGCAAGGCCACCGCGCTGGTCGACGCGGCCTTCGGCGACGCCCTGAGCGACCCCCTGGATACGGCCGCCTTCACGGCGCTGTCCCGCTTCGGCTCCGCGCTCGGCCGGGCGTTGAGCGACGATCTCACCGTGCGGGCCGGTCTGCAGCTGGATCCCGACGGCTCCGCGGACCCCGCGCGCAGACTGCGGCAGGAGGTACTGAGCGCGGTCCACCGCAGGGTGAGCGGACTGCTGCCGCCCGACGCCCCGGGTGCTCCCGGGCCCGAGGGGCAGGACCTCGCCGACCTCGCCATGGTGGTCGTGGCCGGCCTGGAGTCGCTGGGGCGCACGGACCCGGCCTGGTGGTCGCCCGGCACCTCCGACCGCGTGTGGCGGACCCTGCGCCGGCTCTTCACCGATCCCGCGTCCGCCCCGGACGACACCGTCACCCCCAGGGAGCCCGGGGAGTGA
- a CDS encoding ScbR family autoregulator-binding transcription factor, with translation MAVQDRGERSRRSILEAAASVFDERGYDAASTTEILARSGLTRGALYHHFPSKEAIAAALVAAQSEALMVPEHPVRLQAMVDLTLEYARRLRSDPVLRASVRLTVEQSSFNRPGMTPYRQSADAILGLLREAERQGEMLPGVDLEELTQFIVGAFTGVQLMSQVYCGRQDLMARVSTMWRLLLPSIATPGVLMRLRTTPPPSVAGAEGDGVREGDAETDGTARPPVTPRAPWG, from the coding sequence ATGGCTGTTCAGGACCGTGGTGAGAGATCGAGGCGTTCGATCCTGGAGGCGGCCGCGAGCGTCTTCGACGAACGTGGCTACGACGCGGCGAGCACGACGGAGATCCTGGCGCGCAGCGGGCTGACGCGGGGCGCGCTCTACCACCACTTCCCCTCCAAGGAGGCGATCGCCGCGGCCCTGGTGGCGGCGCAGAGCGAGGCCCTGATGGTCCCCGAGCACCCGGTGAGGCTGCAGGCGATGGTCGACCTCACACTGGAGTACGCCCGTCGGCTGCGGAGCGATCCGGTGCTGCGGGCGAGTGTGCGGCTGACCGTCGAGCAGTCCTCCTTCAACCGCCCGGGCATGACGCCGTACCGGCAGTCGGCCGATGCCATCCTCGGCCTGCTCCGAGAGGCCGAGCGGCAGGGCGAGATGCTGCCGGGGGTGGACCTGGAGGAGCTCACGCAGTTCATCGTGGGCGCGTTCACCGGCGTCCAGTTGATGTCGCAGGTCTACTGCGGGCGCCAGGACCTGATGGCGCGGGTGTCGACGATGTGGCGGCTGCTGCTGCCGAGTATCGCCACCCCGGGCGTGCTCATGAGGCTGCGGACGACGCCGCCGCCGTCGGTGGCCGGCGCGGAGGGTGACGGCGTACGGGAAGGGGACGCGGAGACGGACGGGACGGCGCGGCCGCCCGTCACTCCCCGGGCTCCCTGGGGGTGA
- a CDS encoding ScbA/BarX family gamma-butyrolactone biosynthesis protein: MTGARLTTTVPSQYVHRAAVSEVFLTQWETDSPDRFSVTAQWPRGHALFIPVGGYQDPLLLVESVRQTGALLAHAEYGVPFGHQFLMWNMSFSADPEALAAGATPTEVVLRAECHDLVRRGATLAGMRYRVTVERDGMPLGVASAAFSCTSPAVYRRLRGDMPVRPSVPLPVGIAPETVGRAGSRDVVLAAGDPRTPRRWQLRVDTAHPIFFDHPVDHVPGMVLLEAARQAAHASTGMRDALPVGLDSTFERYAELDAPCWIEAEPGRPDRYGRTPTTVRGTQHGETVFTATVTLGPHRAR; this comes from the coding sequence ATGACAGGTGCTCGGCTGACCACCACGGTGCCCAGCCAGTACGTACACCGCGCCGCAGTGTCCGAGGTCTTCCTCACCCAGTGGGAAACAGACAGCCCTGACCGCTTCTCCGTCACGGCCCAGTGGCCCCGCGGTCACGCGCTGTTCATCCCCGTCGGCGGCTACCAGGACCCGCTGCTGCTGGTGGAATCGGTCCGGCAGACCGGGGCACTGCTCGCCCACGCCGAGTACGGCGTCCCCTTCGGCCACCAGTTCCTGATGTGGAACATGTCGTTCTCCGCCGACCCCGAGGCTCTCGCGGCCGGGGCGACGCCGACCGAGGTCGTGTTACGAGCCGAATGCCACGACCTCGTCCGCCGGGGCGCGACCCTGGCGGGCATGCGGTACCGGGTGACGGTGGAACGCGACGGCATGCCGCTCGGCGTGGCCTCGGCCGCCTTCAGCTGCACCAGCCCCGCCGTCTACCGACGGCTGCGCGGGGACATGCCGGTCAGACCGAGCGTGCCGTTACCGGTCGGCATAGCGCCGGAGACCGTCGGCAGAGCCGGCTCGCGCGATGTCGTCCTGGCCGCCGGCGACCCGCGCACCCCGCGCCGCTGGCAGCTGCGGGTGGACACGGCGCACCCGATCTTCTTCGACCACCCGGTCGACCATGTGCCCGGCATGGTGCTCCTGGAGGCGGCACGGCAGGCCGCGCACGCCTCGACCGGAATGCGCGACGCCCTGCCCGTCGGACTCGACAGCACCTTCGAGCGGTACGCCGAACTCGACGCGCCCTGCTGGATCGAGGCGGAGCCCGGCAGACCGGACCGCTACGGCCGGACCCCGACGACCGTGCGCGGCACACAGCACGGCGAGACGGTCTTCACCGCGACGGTGACCCTGGGCCCGCACCGGGCCCGGTGA
- a CDS encoding NAD-dependent epimerase/dehydratase family protein produces MPTVVITGAGGFIGRHVVREAERRGLELRLTAHHRQVRASAPGTTVVPADLTDPGSLHGLCDGADALLHCASQIGGTDALCEAVNARGTAALVAEARRAGVARIVHLSTAAVYGRGTFRRARPQDLGRAPVSATSRTRAAGEDAVLAAGGTVIRPHLVYGEGDTRVVPALARMLRTLPGTVEGWPARVSAVTAEDLARALVALALAPGERLTAPVYHACHPEPVPWHALLRAVADVASVPPPERDLTLDEAYDRLRAKGGSPHDLDMVITDHWFDGAPLWADLDCAPGAFSERFPRYESWYRRMLVPTAVL; encoded by the coding sequence ATGCCCACCGTGGTCATCACCGGCGCCGGCGGTTTCATCGGCCGCCATGTCGTCCGCGAGGCCGAACGCCGGGGCCTGGAGCTGCGGCTGACGGCCCATCACCGCCAGGTGCGCGCGAGCGCGCCGGGCACGACGGTCGTCCCCGCGGACCTGACCGATCCCGGCTCGCTGCACGGCCTGTGCGACGGCGCCGACGCGCTCCTGCACTGCGCCTCGCAGATCGGCGGTACCGACGCGCTGTGCGAGGCGGTCAACGCCCGCGGCACGGCCGCGCTCGTGGCCGAGGCCCGCCGGGCCGGAGTCGCCCGCATCGTCCACCTCAGCACGGCCGCCGTCTACGGGCGGGGCACCTTCCGCCGGGCCCGGCCGCAGGACCTGGGCCGCGCGCCGGTCTCGGCCACCTCGCGGACCCGGGCGGCCGGCGAGGACGCCGTGCTGGCGGCGGGCGGCACGGTGATCCGCCCGCACCTTGTCTACGGCGAGGGCGACACCCGGGTGGTGCCCGCGCTGGCCCGGATGCTGCGCACCCTGCCCGGCACGGTGGAGGGCTGGCCCGCACGGGTGTCCGCGGTCACCGCCGAGGATCTCGCCCGGGCCCTCGTCGCCCTCGCCCTGGCACCCGGCGAACGGCTCACCGCGCCGGTCTACCACGCCTGTCACCCCGAACCCGTGCCCTGGCACGCACTCCTGCGGGCGGTCGCCGATGTCGCGTCCGTCCCCCCGCCGGAGCGGGACCTGACCCTCGACGAGGCGTACGACCGGTTGCGGGCGAAGGGGGGCTCCCCGCACGACCTGGACATGGTGATCACCGACCACTGGTTCGACGGCGCCCCGCTGTGGGCCGACCTCGACTGCGCACCGGGGGCCTTCAGCGAGCGCTTCCCCCGGTACGAGAGCTGGTACCGGCGGATGCTGGTCCCCACAGCGGTCCTTTAG
- a CDS encoding FAD-dependent monooxygenase: MRNSPEILVVGAGPTGLTLGIELLRRGVPVRIVDREDRPHPHSKAIVLWPRTLEVFRRLGVAEGITERGLALPAANYYSGGRRVARIDFRTLAGSRYGTPLSLPQQQTEAVLRAELRRLGGEVEFGVTLRSLQASAERVRVGLDGPRGPEQAEVPWVVGCDGAHSTVRSLAGIGFHGLTYPQTFLLADGACDTTLAHDEAHYFMTDRGVLVVVGLPDGQYRVFGGVGSYDGSADPLAVLRRAAQERSPVPVRMDAAARTGVFRVHARQADRFQAGRVLLAGDAAHIHSPAGGQGLNTAVEDAHALGWRLALPDADAVERELDRWERERRQVAAEVVGDAHRQTRMWMLTGWRGQARDAALAIGQRTGLLNRLLPPRMARLHHTHPGHDAPVGRLVPGRRVPDAPLGGLPLVHVHDLLEAGRPVLLVLASDGSSAGRDRAVAGLLDTTGASAQPSPADAPGCLRVLTVPGPAAAESVRAAVHDQVRLVVDPSGQAHRHVGVPGPVAVLIRPDGVVDRVVRPGREYADTARRAKGPLWGPASAGTSSRTGGSAR; this comes from the coding sequence GTGCGGAATTCACCGGAAATCCTGGTGGTGGGTGCCGGTCCCACGGGGCTGACGCTGGGTATAGAGCTGCTGCGCCGAGGCGTCCCGGTGCGCATCGTGGACCGGGAGGACCGCCCGCATCCGCACTCCAAGGCGATCGTCCTGTGGCCGAGGACCCTGGAGGTCTTCCGCCGGCTGGGCGTGGCGGAGGGGATCACCGAGCGCGGTCTCGCGCTTCCGGCCGCCAACTACTACTCGGGGGGCAGGCGGGTCGCGCGGATCGACTTCCGCACCCTCGCGGGTTCCCGGTACGGCACGCCGTTGTCGCTGCCCCAGCAGCAGACCGAGGCCGTGCTGCGGGCCGAGCTGCGACGGCTGGGCGGCGAGGTGGAGTTCGGTGTGACGCTGAGGTCGCTTCAGGCGTCGGCCGAGCGGGTGCGGGTCGGGCTCGACGGGCCCCGCGGCCCGGAGCAGGCCGAGGTGCCCTGGGTCGTCGGCTGCGACGGGGCGCACAGCACCGTACGGAGCCTGGCGGGGATCGGCTTCCACGGGCTGACGTACCCGCAGACGTTCCTGCTCGCCGACGGCGCCTGTGACACCACTCTCGCGCACGACGAGGCCCACTACTTCATGACGGACCGCGGTGTGCTGGTCGTGGTGGGCCTGCCGGACGGGCAGTACCGGGTGTTCGGGGGTGTCGGCTCCTACGACGGGTCGGCCGATCCGCTCGCCGTGCTGCGGCGGGCGGCGCAGGAGCGCAGCCCGGTGCCGGTGCGGATGGACGCGGCGGCGCGCACCGGCGTCTTCCGGGTGCACGCCCGCCAGGCCGACCGGTTCCAGGCCGGCCGTGTCCTGCTGGCGGGCGACGCGGCACACATCCACAGCCCGGCGGGTGGCCAGGGACTCAATACCGCGGTGGAGGACGCGCACGCGCTCGGCTGGCGGCTTGCCCTGCCCGACGCGGACGCGGTGGAGCGGGAACTCGACCGCTGGGAGCGCGAACGGCGGCAGGTCGCGGCGGAAGTGGTGGGCGACGCCCACCGGCAGACCCGGATGTGGATGCTTACCGGGTGGCGGGGGCAGGCCCGGGACGCGGCCCTCGCCATCGGTCAGCGCACCGGACTGCTCAACCGGTTGCTGCCGCCCCGCATGGCCCGCCTGCACCACACGCATCCGGGCCACGACGCGCCGGTCGGCCGTCTGGTGCCGGGGCGGCGGGTCCCCGACGCACCGCTCGGTGGACTTCCGCTCGTCCACGTCCACGATCTCCTCGAAGCGGGACGCCCGGTGCTGCTCGTCCTCGCCTCCGACGGCTCCTCGGCAGGCCGGGACCGAGCGGTGGCCGGGCTGCTCGACACGACGGGGGCGTCGGCGCAGCCGTCCCCCGCGGACGCCCCGGGGTGCCTGCGGGTGCTGACGGTGCCCGGCCCGGCCGCGGCGGAGTCGGTGCGGGCGGCGGTCCACGACCAGGTGCGGCTGGTCGTGGACCCGTCCGGGCAGGCCCACCGGCACGTCGGGGTGCCCGGCCCGGTCGCCGTGCTGATCCGGCCGGACGGAGTCGTCGACCGGGTGGTGCGCCCGGGGCGGGAGTACGCGGACACCGCCCGCCGGGCTAAAGGACCGCTGTGGGGACCAGCATCCGCCGGTACCAGCTCTCGTACCGGGGGAAGCGCTCGCTGA
- a CDS encoding alpha/beta hydrolase: MTITDVPPAAATTPDGVPEVYEPLAGGRGSRLLRIGTPSAPRVLLLVPPRGYGANVFLHVARDLVQAVPGLQVWAFDRRQQQLSDLSGFAGDPASARDYYLGGHHRRADPAPVDAAGWGLAGLLEDLALAVAEARAGGRQVVLGGHSLGGLTALAYAAWDFAGRPGAAGLAGLMLVDGGPYDAYEGAGIPTGVTLDQARTALAGIEAGAVFEPGMSAALGLGAAPEAGAVWWQLAARYALAHPHDPAALADALPAPFAIGRPLTNAGLFGLLIDTLTPQLGHAVQSGRLTDGGDWLDTGPSPLARVAEVYAGDELRSAREWYSPARAMLDYHAVIGFRNSETARFLGLRLTHTAELDIPLYVFQSNFAKGTVGRAAQRLAADTKIPHLSLHSDFSMLHQDVLLAVPERNSFLHTAVPFLEAVTTRA, from the coding sequence GTGACGATCACCGACGTGCCGCCCGCGGCCGCGACCACCCCCGACGGTGTCCCGGAGGTGTACGAACCGCTCGCCGGTGGGCGGGGCTCCCGCCTGCTGCGGATCGGTACGCCGAGCGCGCCGCGGGTACTGCTGCTGGTGCCGCCGCGTGGCTACGGGGCGAACGTGTTCCTGCACGTGGCCAGGGACCTCGTACAGGCCGTGCCGGGCCTGCAGGTGTGGGCCTTCGACCGTCGCCAGCAGCAGCTGTCGGACCTCTCCGGCTTCGCCGGCGATCCGGCCTCGGCCCGCGACTACTACCTCGGCGGCCACCACCGCAGGGCCGACCCCGCCCCCGTGGACGCGGCCGGCTGGGGCCTGGCGGGGCTGCTGGAGGACCTCGCCCTGGCCGTGGCCGAGGCCCGGGCCGGCGGACGGCAGGTCGTCCTCGGCGGGCACTCCCTCGGCGGGCTGACCGCCCTGGCTTACGCGGCCTGGGATTTCGCGGGCCGCCCCGGCGCCGCCGGCCTGGCCGGCCTGATGCTGGTCGACGGGGGCCCGTACGACGCGTACGAGGGAGCGGGCATCCCCACCGGCGTCACCCTCGACCAGGCGCGCACGGCCCTCGCGGGCATCGAGGCCGGCGCGGTGTTCGAGCCCGGCATGAGCGCGGCCCTCGGACTCGGTGCGGCCCCCGAGGCCGGCGCCGTCTGGTGGCAGCTCGCCGCTCGGTACGCCCTCGCGCACCCGCACGACCCGGCGGCCCTCGCCGACGCGCTGCCCGCCCCCTTCGCCATCGGCCGGCCGCTGACCAACGCCGGCCTGTTCGGGTTGCTGATCGACACTCTCACTCCGCAGCTCGGCCACGCCGTGCAGTCCGGGCGGCTCACCGACGGCGGCGACTGGCTCGACACCGGCCCCAGCCCGCTGGCCCGCGTCGCCGAGGTCTACGCCGGCGACGAGCTCAGGTCGGCCCGCGAGTGGTACTCCCCCGCCCGCGCCATGCTCGACTATCACGCGGTCATCGGCTTCCGGAATTCCGAGACGGCACGGTTCCTGGGCCTCAGGCTGACGCACACGGCCGAGCTGGACATCCCCCTCTACGTGTTCCAGTCGAATTTTGCGAAGGGCACCGTGGGCCGGGCCGCACAGCGACTCGCGGCCGACACGAAAATTCCGCACCTGAGTCTGCACTCGGATTTCTCGATGCTGCACCAGGACGTTCTGCTGGCGGTACCGGAAAGGAATTCCTTCCTGCACACCGCCGTCCCGTTCCTGGAAGCCGTGACCACTCGGGCCTGA